In Leptospira levettii, the genomic window AAATTTCTGATTTTGTCTCGGTGATCAATGACATTGCAGATAAAGTAAACTTGTTATCATTAAATGCGTCGATTGAAGCTGCAAGAGCTGGCGAACATGGCAGAGGTTTTGCCGTAGTAGCAGAAGAGATTTCAAAATTAGCTGATGCCACAACAAAAAACTCCAAAGAGATTTCTAAAATCATTCAGGAAAATCTTACATTGATTAATGAAAGTAATGAACTTATCAATCGGTCGTCAGAAAGAATGGGAAAACTTAGCGCAGCGATCGGTATCATCAAATCAGAAATTAACGGTGTTGGTTCCAAAATCGAAGATATAGACAAAGCAATTGAAACAATTGATAATCTTAACACTCGCATTTATGAAACCAGTAAAACGATAGAAAATTCTACTAACTCCCAAAAGGTAGCAACAGAAGAGTCAACAAAAATCACTTCCAAAATCTCAGAATACGCAAACAATATTGTCGAAATTTCAAAACAGATATCGGATAGTAGCAAGTCAACAGGAGGGATTATGACTCGACTAGACGAGATGGCAAAGGAAATGAAAAATTGACCACTCCATTAGCTCACAAATCACTTTGTCTCAAGTTTTCCTTAGAATTCATGATTTTTTTAGCGACAAAAACCTTTCAATCATTGGTATAATTCAAATTTATTCGTCTTATATCGTTAGATAATCATATCGTAATTGGACTACATCATTTGAGCGATTCTCCCTTAATTTCCCCTGATCAACTTGCTAAATTTGAATTTAATGATGATCTGCTTAGTAGTTATCGTAAGAGCAAACAAATCCCACTCGATCTATATGATCGAAATGGCAAGCTCATCATGGCAAAAAAAAAGAACGCAACGGAAGAAGATTTCGGTAAACTGTTAAAGATTGAGTTACAAGGAGCTTATTGCCTTACATCTGATAGTAAACATTTACGGGTCACATCGGGAGAATCTGCCGACCCTCGCCAAACAAAACTTTTTGATCCTGACAAAACAACAGAATTTGCCAAACAAACTGAATCATTGATTCTTGAGCTAAAAAAAGAAGCTTTCAATTCGGATCATGCGCTCCGAGTTCATAAATCAATTGGAAAAGTTTTAGATGACTTCACGAGTAATCCAGATTTTGAATCAGGACTATTTAATATATTAGAGATATTGAATCATGCTGGAGTTCCAGTTGAATCAGAACTCATGACCAAACGGACGATTGTTGCGATGGGTATGAAAGTCCGAACGAAAAAGATTGGAGTTGGTGACGATAATAAACCGAATAAAAAAGATCATCTATCCGTGATGACTGCAAGTTTTCTAGCAGATATAGGTTATTCAAAATTAGTTCTTCCAGACAAACCAAATCTGACAAAAGAAGAATACAATGCCATCCAACAACACCCTATCATTAGTTATTTGATGACACTAGCGGCACCAGAAATCACCCAAGAGATACGCACACTTGTTTTAAATCACCATAGACCATTTCGAGGGAATTCCATTAACAATAACTTCCCTGACAATAATACCGTATTTAAAAAGTTAATGGTCATTAGAGATAAGTTCATCAAAGATCCAAGTAAAAAAATGATTGTGGCTGATATTGATGCACAACTTCGCATCCAAGAATCAAATGTAAACTCTGTGAATTTTGAAGAAGATATAGCGATCTTATCACTTGCTAGCGAATATGCAAGTTTAACAACGAACCAACCTTGGAGACCTGCATTTAGTTCAGCAACAGCGTTAAAGATGATTGTGAATGATTCGTTTTTTTCCTATAGCAACCGAAACATACGCCATCTACTCGACTATGTTGGTGCAAGTTTAACCAATAACCAAAATATCATAAACGTTGGCGATTACGTCATCACTGCCTCGATTGATTCAGAAAAACAGGTTCATTTTGATATCTGCAAAATTTTAGAAGTTGATCGTTTCCAAACTAGGCCAAAAATCCAAAGGTTGTGCACCATCAAACCTTTATTCAAAAAAGGGATTAAGTATCGAATTGCCGATTTTGATATCAACGAAATTCGTATGGACAAACGGAGAGCAGTCATTGACCTCGCCGGACAAACTTCCAGCACACAAAGGATCATTTACATCATCGATCCAGAAATGAACGCACCACTTTTTGATGCAGTGACAAAAATGGACAGATCGTAAATGCCTTATGTGACTAAATTCATGTGAACAAAATATTCAGTAAGCGAAGATTTGATTTCCGTAGTTTTGCGCCAAATCATGAACTTACTCAAATAAAAAACTTTCATTTCAGAATCATTCTTTCAGAAAACAGGGATTTGTGTTAAAGGGAAAGAGCCACCTGCCCACGAGCCACTCCCCTCCACCCTAACTCGGGTGGGGGTTTGTGGATTCACGCGCGAATTATGTCGCATAATACTTTGAGTTTCCCGTACCTTAAATCAAATAACATTCAAATACGAGACATTATTCAAAAGCTCTGGACGAGTCCCCAAAAACCAATTGGACTCAAAAACATAACGATCCTTATGCGAAACAATTTTAACCGATTGGGGCCT contains:
- a CDS encoding c-di-GMP phosphodiesterase; the protein is MSDSPLISPDQLAKFEFNDDLLSSYRKSKQIPLDLYDRNGKLIMAKKKNATEEDFGKLLKIELQGAYCLTSDSKHLRVTSGESADPRQTKLFDPDKTTEFAKQTESLILELKKEAFNSDHALRVHKSIGKVLDDFTSNPDFESGLFNILEILNHAGVPVESELMTKRTIVAMGMKVRTKKIGVGDDNKPNKKDHLSVMTASFLADIGYSKLVLPDKPNLTKEEYNAIQQHPIISYLMTLAAPEITQEIRTLVLNHHRPFRGNSINNNFPDNNTVFKKLMVIRDKFIKDPSKKMIVADIDAQLRIQESNVNSVNFEEDIAILSLASEYASLTTNQPWRPAFSSATALKMIVNDSFFSYSNRNIRHLLDYVGASLTNNQNIINVGDYVITASIDSEKQVHFDICKILEVDRFQTRPKIQRLCTIKPLFKKGIKYRIADFDINEIRMDKRRAVIDLAGQTSSTQRIIYIIDPEMNAPLFDAVTKMDRS